From a region of the Halomonas sp. HL-93 genome:
- a CDS encoding cupin domain-containing protein, whose amino-acid sequence MRLNADFTRFACVTPEDYRWVASPSAGVERMMLDRIGDEVARATSLVRYAPNSQFDRHIHGGGEEILVLEGVFADEHGRYAAGSYLRNPIGTGHTPQIGDEGALILVKLHQFDPNDELQLAVPAHRLPWQPDRRPGIAYKMLHTFKQERVSLEHWEAEQAISYPVLTGGLEFFVLEGTLSDGDGEYTAGSWCRYPSGMALTLTAGTDGVQLYLKRGHLPPAQAESA is encoded by the coding sequence ATGCGTTTAAACGCCGACTTTACCCGCTTTGCCTGTGTGACACCGGAAGATTACCGCTGGGTGGCCTCGCCCAGCGCTGGCGTCGAACGGATGATGCTTGACCGTATTGGCGATGAAGTGGCGCGCGCCACGAGCCTTGTTCGCTACGCCCCCAACAGCCAGTTTGACCGCCATATCCACGGTGGCGGTGAAGAGATTTTAGTGCTGGAGGGCGTCTTTGCCGACGAGCATGGCCGCTACGCCGCCGGTAGCTATCTGCGCAACCCTATCGGTACGGGCCATACGCCGCAGATTGGCGATGAAGGCGCGCTGATTCTGGTCAAGCTCCATCAGTTTGACCCTAACGATGAGTTACAACTGGCGGTGCCCGCCCATCGCTTGCCCTGGCAGCCCGACCGCCGACCGGGCATCGCCTATAAAATGTTGCACACGTTTAAACAAGAACGCGTCAGCCTGGAGCACTGGGAGGCAGAGCAAGCCATCAGCTATCCGGTGCTAACCGGTGGGTTGGAGTTTTTCGTTCTGGAAGGTACGTTGAGCGACGGCGACGGTGAATACACAGCGGGTAGCTGGTGCCGTTATCCCAGCGGCATGGCACTGACACTCACTGCCGGAACCGACGGGGTGCAGCTATATCTCAAACGCGGTCACTTGCCGCCCGCTCAGGCCGAATCAGCCTAA
- a CDS encoding DUF6164 family protein: MAHLLFRLRHVTDEEAMEVRQLLDAHGMDIYETQAGFFRLGVDAIWLRDKRQLEDAQALLAEYQTERQTRARQEHHDALARGDAPTLWQRFTAHPVQVTLVGVAIVILIALTLLPFLALG, translated from the coding sequence ATGGCACATCTGCTTTTCCGCCTGCGCCACGTAACCGACGAAGAGGCAATGGAAGTGCGTCAGTTACTCGATGCCCACGGCATGGACATCTACGAGACGCAGGCGGGCTTCTTTCGGCTGGGTGTCGATGCGATTTGGCTGCGTGATAAACGCCAGCTTGAGGATGCCCAGGCGCTGCTGGCCGAGTACCAAACCGAGCGCCAGACGCGCGCCAGGCAGGAACATCATGACGCGCTAGCGCGCGGCGATGCGCCAACTCTATGGCAGCGCTTCACTGCCCACCCCGTGCAAGTCACGCTGGTGGGCGTGGCCATCGTTATACTGATTGCGCTAACGCTGCTGCCCTTTCTCGCTTTAGGCTGA
- the gloA gene encoding lactoylglutathione lyase, whose product MPFQGEQHPGVIPAPRQTQGFRLNHTMLRVKDPEQALSFYSRVFGMQVMRRLDFEEMQFSLYFLANLEGGEDVPEETEARTAWTFSQKGLLELTHNWGTENQDDFAYHDGNAEPQGFGHICFSVPDLVAAQAWFDEHDVTFVKRADQGKMKDVIFVKDPDGYWIEVIQADLMAGKGE is encoded by the coding sequence ATGCCGTTTCAAGGTGAACAGCATCCAGGAGTGATACCTGCCCCTAGGCAGACCCAAGGCTTCCGCCTGAACCACACCATGTTGCGGGTCAAGGACCCCGAGCAGGCGCTGTCGTTTTATTCCCGGGTGTTTGGCATGCAGGTGATGCGTCGGCTCGATTTCGAGGAAATGCAGTTCTCGCTTTACTTCCTTGCGAACCTCGAAGGCGGCGAAGACGTACCAGAAGAGACCGAGGCGCGCACCGCCTGGACGTTTAGCCAGAAGGGTCTTCTAGAGCTGACCCACAACTGGGGAACAGAAAACCAGGACGACTTTGCCTACCACGATGGCAACGCCGAACCGCAAGGCTTTGGTCATATTTGCTTTAGCGTACCCGATTTAGTCGCCGCACAGGCATGGTTCGACGAGCACGACGTGACGTTTGTCAAACGGGCCGATCAGGGCAAAATGAAGGATGTGATTTTCGTCAAAGACCCGGATGGCTACTGGATCGAAGTGATCCAAGCGGACCTGATGGCCGGTAAGGGCGAATAG
- the thiM gene encoding hydroxyethylthiazole kinase, which yields MTLPPLGDSLAKLHASTPLVHCITNYVAMNSSANVLLAAGASPAMLHAQEEVAEFTQLAGALSINIGTLSAPWADAMLIAAKTANACSIPWILDPVAVGATGYRQTVCTALLNHQPSVIRANASEILALNGLNHQGRGVDATAATEDALAAAMALAEQYRCVVAMTGERDVITDGDKCYIINGGHPMMPRVTTLGCGLSALVAAFVAATPNAPLDASSAAMACFALAGQRAGAITKGPGSFYVAFLDALYQLTPDELSQFAQREVSHAA from the coding sequence ATGACGCTACCCCCACTTGGTGACTCCCTCGCAAAACTTCATGCTAGCACTCCGCTAGTCCATTGCATTACCAACTATGTGGCGATGAACAGCAGCGCCAATGTGTTGCTTGCCGCTGGCGCCTCCCCCGCCATGCTACATGCCCAAGAAGAGGTGGCAGAGTTTACCCAGCTAGCTGGTGCGCTCTCGATTAATATCGGAACCCTTTCAGCTCCTTGGGCCGATGCCATGCTTATCGCCGCAAAGACCGCGAATGCCTGTAGCATCCCTTGGATTCTGGACCCAGTGGCCGTTGGTGCCACCGGCTATCGCCAGACCGTCTGCACAGCACTATTGAACCACCAACCCAGCGTTATTCGCGCCAATGCCTCCGAAATACTTGCGCTCAATGGATTAAACCACCAGGGCCGCGGCGTCGATGCGACCGCCGCTACCGAGGATGCCCTGGCAGCCGCCATGGCTCTAGCCGAGCAGTATCGCTGTGTGGTCGCCATGACCGGGGAGCGGGACGTGATTACCGATGGCGACAAGTGCTACATCATCAACGGCGGCCACCCAATGATGCCCCGAGTTACAACGCTAGGCTGTGGGCTTAGCGCCTTGGTGGCGGCGTTTGTCGCAGCAACCCCCAACGCGCCGCTGGACGCCAGCAGTGCAGCAATGGCGTGCTTTGCCCTGGCCGGTCAACGCGCAGGGGCTATAACTAAGGGGCCGGGAAGTTTTTACGTTGCCTTCTTGGATGCACTGTACCAACTCACCCCGGACGAACTCAGCCAGTTCGCCCAGCGGGAGGTGTCGCATGCCGCTTGA
- the thiE gene encoding thiamine phosphate synthase — MPLDLSLYLVTDATLCQRHGLENTVREAVSGGVSIVQLRDKHASDADMIDQARRLKAVLAGSGVPLIINDRLKVALASQADGLHVGQSDTAVHQARLAMGPDAILGLSINTVEQLQAVPTDLLDYVGIGPVFATPSKQDHAQPIGFGGLASLVNACPLPSVAIGGLNASHSSAVRRAGAHGLAVISAICGQPDPRQAALAFSEQ; from the coding sequence ATGCCGCTTGATCTGTCGCTCTATTTGGTCACCGATGCAACGCTGTGTCAGCGCCATGGGCTTGAGAACACCGTCCGCGAAGCCGTCAGCGGCGGCGTTAGCATTGTACAACTACGCGATAAGCATGCCAGTGACGCCGACATGATCGACCAGGCACGGCGCTTGAAAGCCGTGCTGGCGGGCAGCGGGGTGCCACTGATTATTAATGACCGCCTCAAGGTGGCGCTGGCAAGCCAGGCGGATGGGCTGCACGTCGGGCAAAGCGATACGGCCGTGCACCAGGCACGCCTGGCAATGGGGCCGGATGCCATACTGGGACTTTCGATCAATACCGTGGAGCAGCTTCAGGCAGTACCCACCGACCTGCTTGATTACGTGGGCATCGGGCCGGTGTTTGCCACGCCTAGCAAACAGGACCACGCCCAGCCCATCGGCTTTGGCGGCCTTGCCTCCCTGGTCAATGCCTGCCCGCTACCCAGCGTGGCCATCGGCGGGCTCAATGCCAGCCACTCAAGCGCCGTGCGGCGCGCCGGTGCCCATGGGCTGGCGGTCATCTCGGCGATCTGCGGTCAGCCTGATCCGCGCCAGGCGGCGCTGGCGTTTAGCGAACAATGA
- a CDS encoding LysR family transcriptional regulator has product MNHLDDIKAFVKVAELGSYTRAAEALDLSRTRVSRQVMALEEALGARLIQRTTRRLHLTEAGERYLARAQGILLALEEAAAEVSSGTCTVSGWLRINGPMSFGTRYLAPQVARFMQAHPGLDVRLDLNDRRVDLLEEGYDLAIRIGSLPDSSLIAKRLTRCQLVFCASPEYLAQHGTPTRIEDLSQHRCLRYRSGQNSGHWYVGKQTLAVSGPLESNNGDMLTQAAEAGLGIAQQPSFLLPESIANGRLVPIFLEAPPTLLEIHALYPARRHLPAKVAHFIEVLADAWGDPPSWETEMGLSPVAQQ; this is encoded by the coding sequence ATGAACCATCTAGATGACATCAAGGCTTTCGTCAAAGTCGCTGAGCTGGGTAGCTACACCCGCGCCGCTGAAGCGCTTGATCTCTCACGAACGCGGGTATCTCGACAGGTCATGGCACTGGAAGAAGCGCTGGGCGCCCGATTGATTCAGCGCACCACGCGGCGGCTGCACCTTACCGAGGCCGGCGAGCGTTACCTGGCCCGGGCGCAGGGTATCCTGCTTGCTCTGGAAGAAGCCGCCGCTGAAGTGAGCAGCGGCACCTGTACCGTCAGCGGGTGGCTGCGCATCAACGGCCCCATGAGCTTCGGCACCCGCTACCTCGCGCCACAGGTCGCCCGGTTCATGCAGGCGCACCCCGGCCTCGACGTCCGCCTGGATCTGAACGATCGCCGGGTAGACCTGCTGGAGGAAGGCTACGATCTGGCCATCCGGATTGGCAGCCTGCCCGACTCCAGCCTGATTGCAAAGCGCCTTACCCGCTGTCAGCTGGTGTTTTGCGCCTCACCTGAGTATCTGGCGCAGCACGGCACGCCTACGCGCATTGAAGATCTCTCGCAACATCGCTGCCTGCGTTATCGCAGCGGCCAGAACAGCGGCCACTGGTACGTCGGCAAACAAACGCTGGCCGTCTCGGGGCCGCTCGAGAGCAACAACGGCGATATGCTGACCCAGGCCGCCGAGGCAGGCCTGGGCATTGCCCAGCAGCCCAGCTTTCTGCTGCCCGAGAGCATCGCCAACGGGCGGTTGGTGCCGATTTTCCTGGAGGCGCCACCGACGCTGCTGGAGATTCACGCCCTGTATCCCGCCAGGCGCCACCTACCCGCCAAGGTGGCGCATTTCATCGAGGTACTGGCGGACGCCTGGGGCGACCCACCGTCGTGGGAAACGGAAATGGGATTGTCGCCTGTTGCGCAACAGTGA